In one window of Frigoriglobus tundricola DNA:
- a CDS encoding MFS transporter, with protein MGTPEPASAAPAPATAPKEAASLRDISPQQWKSGAAAWLGWMFDGLDMHLYVLVATPFVAELLMQPDTKHPDVGFYASWIQAAFMFGWAVGGGFFGRVADRVGRSRALMLTILMYATFTGLSFFAQTWWQLMIFRFLAALGIGGEWAIGASLLSETWPKKWRPWIAAVLQSAVNIGVIFAALALILMADLPHRYVFLVGVIPAFIVLWIRKAVPEPEEWAGARDAAGANLPRFSDLFRPPVRRITVLTLIVCSCALTAHWAFLFWFGQHLRNMPELDGWTPEQKNEMAATAMWVVIGASIGGNFMAAALANWLRYRRTIVILCLAYFAAMTVTYGVPRDRNALWLGLVAIGLCQGLFGLFTMYMPPLFPTLLRTTGAGFCYNFGRIAAGIGIVLFGQFAPVGDYRLALLAAGFLFIPAAAVALLLPEPPDEVPAGVH; from the coding sequence ATGGGAACCCCCGAACCCGCCTCCGCTGCACCCGCTCCCGCCACCGCCCCGAAGGAGGCGGCGAGCCTCCGCGACATCTCCCCGCAGCAGTGGAAGTCCGGCGCGGCCGCGTGGCTGGGCTGGATGTTCGACGGCCTCGACATGCACCTGTACGTGCTCGTCGCCACGCCGTTCGTCGCCGAACTCCTGATGCAGCCGGACACGAAGCACCCGGACGTGGGCTTTTACGCCTCGTGGATTCAGGCCGCGTTCATGTTCGGCTGGGCGGTCGGCGGCGGGTTCTTCGGCCGCGTCGCGGACCGCGTCGGCCGCAGCCGCGCGCTCATGCTCACCATCCTCATGTACGCCACGTTCACCGGGCTGTCGTTCTTCGCGCAGACGTGGTGGCAGTTGATGATCTTCCGGTTTCTCGCGGCGCTGGGCATCGGCGGCGAGTGGGCCATCGGTGCGTCACTGCTTTCGGAGACGTGGCCGAAAAAGTGGCGGCCGTGGATCGCGGCCGTCCTCCAGAGCGCCGTGAACATCGGGGTGATCTTCGCGGCGCTGGCCCTCATCCTGATGGCGGACCTCCCGCACCGCTACGTGTTCCTGGTCGGCGTGATCCCGGCGTTCATCGTGCTGTGGATTCGCAAGGCCGTGCCGGAACCGGAGGAATGGGCCGGGGCGCGGGACGCCGCCGGCGCGAACCTGCCCCGGTTCTCGGACCTCTTCCGGCCGCCGGTCCGCCGGATCACGGTGCTCACGTTGATCGTCTGCTCGTGCGCGCTCACCGCGCACTGGGCCTTCCTGTTCTGGTTCGGCCAGCACCTGCGGAACATGCCGGAACTGGACGGCTGGACCCCCGAACAGAAGAACGAAATGGCCGCCACCGCAATGTGGGTGGTCATCGGCGCGTCGATCGGTGGGAACTTCATGGCCGCGGCGCTGGCGAACTGGCTCCGCTACCGGCGGACCATCGTGATCCTCTGCCTCGCGTACTTCGCCGCGATGACCGTGACCTACGGTGTGCCCCGGGACCGCAACGCGCTGTGGCTCGGCCTCGTCGCCATCGGGCTGTGCCAGGGGTTGTTCGGTCTGTTCACGATGTACATGCCACCGCTGTTCCCGACGCTCTTGCGCACCACCGGCGCCGGCTTCTGCTACAACTTCGGCCGCATCGCGGCGGGAATCGGCATCGTGCTGTTCGGCCAATTCGCGCCGGTCGGCGACTACCGCCTCGCCCTGCTCGCGGCCGGGTTCCTGTTCATCCCCGCGGCGGCCGTCGCGCTGTTGCTCCCCGAACCGCCGGACGAAGTGCCCGCGGGCGTGCATTAA
- a CDS encoding DUF1501 domain-containing protein, translating into MAFHSAFRAPRSAFLSRRDLFHSVPGGICGAALASLLSTERVRAEGAPHADLKPRAPHFPAKAKAVIHLFQSGGPSQMDLFDPKPDLDRFHGANYADKLAGEIEFVQNAGAIMRSPFRFARHGKCGAPVSELMPRLAGVVDDLTFIRSMHTTNITHEPAVYMIQSGKITPGRPTLGAWVTYGLGSENQNLPAYVVLDDPKGLPVNGVENWQSGFLPPVFQGTRFRSTGSPVLNLKPDTERPAAVSKVESDLRAKLDALHKRERPNQPILDARIASYELAARMQMEAMDALDISKEPRATQEMYGIGREPTDSYGRRCLIARRLVERGVRFVQLYINKHIWDTHTDIAADLKAACDRTDRPTAALVRDLKDRGLLDSTLVIWGGEFGRLPIAQLPPDKDERKAGRDHNKNAFCTWMAGGGTKPGLTYGATDDLGLNAVENRVSVRDWHATILHLLGMNHEHLFIEQNGLKEKLTGVEDAGVVKGILA; encoded by the coding sequence ATGGCATTCCACTCCGCGTTCCGCGCTCCGCGTTCCGCGTTCCTGAGCCGCCGCGATCTGTTCCACAGCGTGCCCGGCGGCATCTGCGGGGCCGCGCTCGCTTCACTGTTGAGCACCGAGCGCGTGCGCGCCGAAGGCGCCCCGCACGCCGACCTCAAACCCCGCGCGCCGCACTTCCCCGCGAAGGCGAAGGCCGTCATTCACCTGTTCCAGAGCGGCGGCCCGTCGCAGATGGACCTGTTCGACCCGAAACCGGACCTCGACCGCTTCCACGGCGCGAACTACGCCGACAAGCTCGCGGGCGAGATCGAGTTCGTGCAGAACGCCGGCGCGATCATGCGCAGCCCGTTCCGGTTCGCGCGCCACGGCAAGTGCGGGGCGCCGGTGTCCGAACTCATGCCGCGCCTGGCCGGCGTGGTCGACGACCTCACGTTCATCCGCTCGATGCACACGACCAACATCACGCACGAGCCGGCCGTGTACATGATCCAGTCCGGCAAGATCACCCCCGGCCGGCCGACGCTCGGCGCCTGGGTGACCTACGGCCTCGGTAGCGAAAACCAGAACCTCCCCGCATACGTGGTACTCGACGACCCGAAGGGGCTGCCGGTCAACGGCGTGGAGAACTGGCAGTCCGGGTTCCTGCCGCCGGTGTTCCAGGGCACGCGGTTCCGCTCCACCGGGTCGCCGGTCCTGAACCTGAAGCCCGACACGGAGCGCCCCGCGGCGGTCAGTAAGGTCGAGAGCGACCTCCGCGCGAAACTCGACGCCCTGCACAAGCGCGAGCGCCCGAACCAGCCGATACTCGACGCCCGCATCGCGAGTTACGAACTCGCGGCCCGGATGCAGATGGAGGCGATGGACGCGCTCGACATCTCGAAGGAGCCGCGGGCGACGCAGGAGATGTACGGCATCGGCCGCGAGCCGACCGACTCCTACGGCCGGCGGTGCCTCATCGCCCGCCGGCTCGTCGAGCGGGGCGTCCGGTTCGTGCAGCTCTACATCAACAAGCACATCTGGGACACGCACACCGACATCGCCGCCGACCTGAAGGCCGCGTGCGATCGCACCGACCGGCCTACCGCCGCCCTGGTGCGCGACCTCAAGGACCGCGGGCTGCTCGACAGCACGCTCGTGATCTGGGGCGGCGAGTTCGGGCGGTTGCCGATCGCGCAACTGCCGCCGGACAAGGACGAGCGGAAGGCCGGGCGCGACCACAACAAGAACGCGTTCTGCACCTGGATGGCCGGCGGCGGCACCAAACCCGGACTCACCTACGGCGCGACAGACGACCTCGGCCTGAACGCGGTGGAGAACCGCGTGAGCGTCCGCGACTGGCACGCGACCATCCTGCACCTGCTCGGGATGAACCACGAGCACCTGTTCATCGAGCAAAACGGCCTGAAGGAGAAGCTCACCGGCGTCGAGGACGCCGGCGTCGTGAAGGGGATTCTGGCATGA
- a CDS encoding PSD1 and planctomycete cytochrome C domain-containing protein, whose product MRCTWLPVCLLALHFGTPAARAAEGPAPTFPKDVSPILEAKCVRCHGAKVKKADLDLSTPAGVIKGGESGPAVVPGRPDKSPLYERVHKAEMPPAKKDQLAAAEVETLRRWIAAGARFPDGSAEVAVTQHDVIPIMLRHCTACHGRHRKEATLDLRTPAAMLRGGRSGPAIVPGRPAESLVVARITAGQMPPAKKLVEACVKPVEKAELDTLTKWIAAGALVTDVRPDVATTTPDPLVTDKDRDFWAFRPPQPVSVPAVKAAGRVRTPIDAFVLAKLEAAGLTFAPDADRAALMRRASIDLTGLPPEPAEVRAFLEDRQPDAYEKLIDRLLASPRYGERWGRYWLDLAGYADSEGKREQDLPRPHAWRYRDYVIKSFNADKPYDRFLMEQLAGDELADYASAKEITPEIYDNLVATGFLRMAPDATWANITGFIPDRIEVLADEIDVLGSAVLGLTVKCARCHTHKFDPIPHRDYYRLVAVFKGALDEYDWLKPDIRPGLGPESIDVAPPRLLPFVPAADRKAWEAKRAANGKLPEPKIQAVWDRGEPSPTYIYRRGDYLMPGALVGPGVPSVLTDGKTPFEVKPPWPGAKSTGRRLAFAKWVTQPSHPLTARVMANRIWKHHFGTGIVSTPANFGRTGAPPTHPELLDWLAREFVAPTPTLSGGRQPPVPDNSLLPDKTREDQKTQGANAPRSGWSLKSLHRLIMTSTVYRQSSAIVPEAKKLDPANVLYSRAPLARLDAEALYDSLLLVAGKLDETRGGPADAVQARKDGLVTPGGTARGWRRLVYVQQTRKQPATHAETFDFPQMNPNCTERRDSTVAPQALYLMNNGMVDQLAAEFAKRVRREAGDDRTKQIEAVYLIAMSRFPTDEEKQLGRDALRDLAAAWDKPLASGKPTRDAVELKALTNYCHAVLNSASFLYVD is encoded by the coding sequence ATGCGCTGCACGTGGCTCCCGGTCTGTCTGCTCGCCCTCCACTTCGGCACCCCGGCCGCTCGCGCGGCCGAGGGTCCGGCCCCCACGTTTCCGAAAGACGTGTCCCCGATCCTGGAAGCGAAGTGCGTGCGGTGTCACGGCGCGAAGGTGAAGAAGGCCGACCTCGATCTGAGTACGCCCGCGGGCGTCATCAAGGGCGGCGAATCCGGCCCGGCCGTCGTACCGGGTCGGCCGGACAAGAGCCCGCTGTACGAGCGCGTCCACAAGGCCGAAATGCCGCCGGCCAAGAAGGACCAACTGGCCGCAGCCGAAGTCGAAACGCTGCGCCGGTGGATCGCGGCCGGCGCCCGGTTCCCGGACGGAAGCGCCGAGGTCGCCGTTACCCAGCACGACGTGATCCCGATCATGCTGCGGCACTGTACCGCGTGCCACGGGCGGCACCGGAAGGAAGCGACCCTCGACCTGCGCACGCCGGCGGCCATGCTCCGCGGGGGCCGGTCGGGGCCGGCGATCGTTCCGGGCCGCCCCGCGGAGAGTCTCGTCGTCGCCCGCATCACAGCGGGTCAGATGCCGCCGGCAAAAAAGCTAGTAGAAGCGTGCGTCAAGCCGGTCGAGAAAGCGGAACTCGACACGCTCACGAAATGGATCGCTGCCGGCGCACTTGTCACAGACGTCCGGCCGGACGTCGCGACCACCACGCCGGACCCGCTCGTGACGGACAAGGATCGCGACTTCTGGGCGTTCCGCCCGCCGCAACCGGTGAGCGTGCCCGCCGTAAAGGCCGCCGGACGGGTGCGCACCCCGATCGACGCCTTCGTTCTCGCCAAGCTCGAAGCGGCGGGACTCACGTTCGCCCCGGACGCGGACCGGGCGGCGCTCATGCGCCGCGCGTCCATCGACCTCACCGGTCTGCCGCCCGAACCGGCCGAGGTTCGAGCATTTCTCGAAGACCGCCAACCGGACGCGTACGAGAAGCTGATCGACCGGTTGCTGGCGTCGCCGCGGTACGGCGAGCGCTGGGGGCGCTACTGGCTGGATCTCGCGGGCTACGCCGACTCCGAGGGCAAGCGCGAGCAGGACCTGCCCCGCCCGCACGCGTGGCGGTACCGCGATTACGTCATCAAGAGCTTCAACGCCGACAAGCCGTACGACCGCTTCCTGATGGAACAGCTCGCGGGCGACGAACTCGCGGACTATGCGAGCGCGAAGGAGATCACCCCGGAGATTTACGACAACCTGGTGGCGACCGGGTTCTTGCGGATGGCGCCGGACGCGACGTGGGCGAACATCACCGGCTTCATACCCGACCGGATCGAGGTGCTCGCCGACGAGATCGACGTGCTCGGATCGGCGGTCCTGGGCCTGACGGTGAAGTGCGCCCGCTGTCACACCCACAAGTTCGACCCGATCCCGCACCGCGACTATTACCGGCTCGTCGCCGTGTTCAAGGGCGCGCTGGACGAGTACGACTGGCTCAAGCCGGACATCCGCCCCGGGCTCGGGCCGGAAAGCATTGATGTGGCCCCGCCGCGGCTCTTGCCCTTCGTACCGGCGGCCGACCGCAAGGCGTGGGAGGCGAAGCGGGCGGCCAACGGCAAACTGCCGGAGCCGAAGATCCAGGCGGTGTGGGACCGCGGGGAGCCGTCGCCCACGTACATCTACCGGCGCGGCGACTACCTGATGCCCGGCGCGCTGGTCGGGCCGGGCGTGCCGTCGGTTCTCACCGACGGCAAGACGCCGTTCGAGGTGAAGCCGCCGTGGCCCGGCGCGAAGTCGACCGGTCGGCGGCTCGCGTTCGCGAAGTGGGTGACGCAACCGAGCCACCCGCTCACGGCCCGCGTGATGGCGAACCGCATCTGGAAGCACCATTTCGGCACCGGCATCGTGTCTACGCCGGCGAACTTCGGCCGGACTGGCGCCCCGCCCACGCACCCGGAGTTGCTCGACTGGCTGGCGCGGGAGTTTGTCGCCCCGACTCCGACTCTGAGCGGGGGGCGTCAGCCCCCTGTGCCCGACAACAGCCTCTTACCCGACAAAACACGCGAAGATCAAAAAACACAGGGGGCTAACGCCCCCCGATCGGGGTGGTCACTCAAATCCCTGCACCGGCTCATCATGACGAGTACGGTCTACCGCCAGTCATCCGCGATCGTGCCCGAAGCGAAGAAACTCGATCCCGCGAACGTGCTCTATTCGCGTGCCCCGCTCGCCCGGCTCGACGCGGAGGCGCTTTACGATTCGCTCCTGCTCGTCGCGGGCAAGCTGGACGAAACCCGCGGCGGTCCGGCCGACGCGGTGCAGGCCCGCAAGGACGGGCTCGTCACGCCGGGCGGCACGGCCAGGGGCTGGCGCCGGCTGGTCTACGTGCAGCAGACGCGGAAACAGCCGGCGACGCACGCCGAAACGTTCGACTTCCCGCAGATGAACCCGAACTGCACCGAGCGCCGCGATTCCACGGTCGCCCCTCAGGCGCTGTACCTGATGAACAACGGGATGGTGGATCAGCTCGCGGCCGAGTTCGCGAAGCGCGTCCGCCGCGAGGCGGGCGACGACCGCACGAAACAGATCGAGGCGGTGTATCTGATCGCAATGAGTCGGTTCCCCACCGACGAAGAGAAGCAACTCGGCCGCGACGCCCTCCGCGACCTGGCCGCGGCATGGGACAAGCCGCTCGCGTCCGGCAAGCCGACCCGCGACGCAGTCGAACTGAAGGCGCTGACGAACTACTGCCACGCGGTCCTGAATTCGGCGAGCTTCTTGTACGTGGATTAG
- a CDS encoding GDSL-type esterase/lipase family protein: MIVRRLVTASVVLALCLPACADEAKENPAAKPLNRDIDRHKKFLEIVEKGEGDVIFLGDSITHGWEGQKKIWDAAFGASKPVNLGIGGDQTGHVLWRITEGKEIDPLKPKLAVIMIGTNNMGAHTAEQIAGGVRTIVETLQKQKPDIKILVLGIFPRSPRAADAVRDKIKYANTFLAKLADGKQVFYKDIGDKFLEKDGSLDKKIMPDYLHLSAEGYQIWADAIKDDVAKLAK, encoded by the coding sequence ATGATTGTCCGGCGTCTCGTGACGGCCAGCGTCGTGCTGGCCCTGTGCCTCCCCGCGTGCGCAGATGAAGCGAAAGAGAACCCGGCGGCGAAGCCGCTCAACCGCGACATCGACCGGCACAAGAAGTTCCTCGAAATCGTCGAGAAGGGCGAAGGCGACGTGATCTTCCTCGGCGACTCCATCACCCACGGATGGGAGGGGCAAAAGAAGATCTGGGACGCCGCCTTCGGGGCGTCCAAACCGGTGAACCTGGGTATCGGCGGGGACCAGACGGGCCACGTGCTGTGGCGCATCACCGAGGGCAAGGAGATCGACCCGCTGAAGCCCAAGCTCGCGGTCATCATGATCGGCACGAACAACATGGGCGCGCACACGGCCGAGCAGATCGCCGGCGGCGTAAGGACCATCGTCGAGACGCTCCAGAAGCAGAAGCCCGATATCAAAATTCTCGTCCTGGGCATCTTCCCGCGGTCCCCGAGAGCGGCGGACGCGGTCCGCGACAAGATCAAGTACGCGAACACCTTCCTCGCCAAGCTCGCGGACGGCAAGCAGGTCTTTTACAAGGACATCGGCGACAAGTTCCTGGAGAAGGACGGCTCCCTGGACAAGAAGATCATGCCCGACTACCTGCACCTGAGCGCCGAGGGCTACCAGATCTGGGCCGACGCGATCAAGGACGACGTCGCGAAGCTGGCGAAGTAG
- a CDS encoding DUF6797 domain-containing protein — MFTRPLSAALMALALTSPARSAEPTLQDRLATEPPAELARAARTRGDAGRGAVLFFQPFLTCAKCHDGDAGAQLGPDIAKAGKEATAEYLVESVLYPSKVLKKGYETAVVTTKDERTVTGLVASETADTLMLIDPAANGKRVTVPKADIEKRATTGKSLMPEGLVNLLSDRQQFLDLAKYLIEIAEGGPARAKELRPAVTALVIPEYEKDIDHAGLIRAWDDKALRRGEAIYTRVCANCHGTKDQPGSLPTSPRFAAHVFKNGSDPYSLYQTLTRGYGLMAPQTWMVPRQKYDLIHYLRETYLKPHNPTQYPKADAAYLAALPKGTTLGPAPVTVEPWVTMDYGPSQMNTYEVGGPGPNIAYKGIAVRLDPGAGGVSRGKRWAVFDHDTMRFAAAWTGASFIDWKGIHFNGQHQVHPKIEGTVHLANPVGPGWADPATGSFKDPRPLGRDKRPYGPLPRDWARYRGAYHFGDLTVIAYSVGDAAVLELAGAELDPKRPAEVVFTRTLEIGKSGRDLLARVAPVGVAAAVIGDDRVALEERDGFTLLRVPARATPARVKVLVAKTDAAALTAFAQTSPAPRALEPLTHGGPKHWPEVLHAPVTIGKSDGPFAVDTFALPDRNPWNAQLRLTGFDFYPDGKRMAVCSWDGDVWLVSGLDKPEAGLGWQRIASGLFQPLGLKFRDGAIFVCCRDQIVKLHDLNGDGETDFYECFNNDHQVTEHFHEFAMGLQTDADGNFYYAKSGRHALPALVPHHGTLLKVSGDGQKTEILATGFRAANGVCLNPDGTFFVTDQEGFWTPKNRINLVTKGGFYGNMWGYTDLTDTSDAAMKQPLCWITNEFDRSPAELIWVTSDKWGPLKGALLNTSYGHGKLYVVPHETVAGQAQGGMCAFPLPPFPTGVMRPRFHPTDGHLYLCGMFAWAGNQAAPGGFYRVRYTGKPADLPVGLRAQARGVEVTFTDALDATSAADPKNYEVRVWGLKRTQNYGSKHIDEKPLAVTKAAVSADGRTVRLDVPDLAPTWGMAIQYRVKGTDGRAITGTIHNTIHALGK, encoded by the coding sequence ATGTTCACTCGTCCGCTGTCCGCGGCTCTAATGGCGCTGGCCCTGACTTCCCCGGCCCGGTCCGCGGAGCCGACCCTCCAGGACCGACTGGCGACCGAACCACCGGCCGAACTCGCGCGGGCCGCCCGCACGCGGGGCGACGCCGGCCGCGGCGCGGTGCTGTTCTTCCAGCCGTTCCTCACGTGCGCGAAGTGCCACGACGGCGACGCGGGGGCGCAACTCGGACCCGACATCGCGAAGGCCGGCAAAGAGGCGACCGCGGAGTACCTCGTCGAGTCCGTCCTGTACCCGTCGAAGGTGCTGAAGAAGGGCTACGAAACCGCCGTCGTCACCACCAAGGACGAGCGCACCGTGACGGGGCTCGTCGCGTCCGAGACCGCCGACACACTCATGCTCATCGATCCCGCCGCGAACGGCAAGCGCGTCACCGTCCCGAAGGCGGATATTGAGAAGCGCGCGACGACCGGCAAATCGCTCATGCCCGAGGGGTTGGTGAACCTGCTCTCGGACCGGCAGCAGTTCCTCGACCTCGCGAAGTACCTGATCGAGATCGCCGAGGGCGGACCGGCGCGGGCGAAGGAACTGCGGCCCGCGGTGACCGCCCTCGTGATCCCGGAGTACGAGAAGGACATCGACCACGCCGGCCTGATTCGCGCGTGGGACGACAAGGCGCTGCGCCGCGGGGAGGCGATCTACACCCGCGTGTGCGCGAACTGCCACGGGACGAAGGACCAGCCCGGCTCGCTGCCGACCTCACCCCGGTTCGCGGCGCACGTCTTCAAGAACGGCAGCGACCCGTACAGCCTGTACCAGACGCTCACCCGCGGGTACGGCCTCATGGCGCCGCAGACGTGGATGGTGCCGCGGCAGAAGTACGACCTCATCCACTACCTGCGCGAGACGTACCTCAAGCCCCACAACCCGACACAGTACCCGAAGGCGGACGCGGCGTACCTCGCGGCGCTCCCCAAGGGCACGACGCTCGGCCCGGCCCCGGTGACCGTCGAGCCGTGGGTGACGATGGACTACGGCCCGAGCCAGATGAACACCTACGAGGTCGGCGGGCCGGGGCCGAACATCGCGTACAAGGGCATCGCCGTGCGCCTCGATCCGGGCGCCGGCGGCGTGTCGCGCGGAAAGCGGTGGGCGGTATTCGACCACGACACGATGCGGTTCGCCGCGGCGTGGACCGGAGCCTCCTTCATCGACTGGAAGGGCATCCACTTCAACGGCCAGCACCAGGTCCACCCGAAGATCGAGGGCACGGTTCACCTCGCCAACCCGGTCGGCCCCGGCTGGGCCGATCCGGCGACCGGCAGCTTCAAAGACCCGCGGCCCCTGGGCCGCGACAAGCGGCCCTACGGCCCGCTGCCGCGGGACTGGGCGCGGTACCGCGGCGCGTACCACTTCGGCGACCTGACCGTGATCGCGTACAGCGTCGGGGACGCGGCGGTTCTGGAACTGGCCGGCGCGGAACTCGATCCGAAGAGGCCCGCCGAGGTGGTGTTCACGCGCACCCTCGAGATCGGCAAGTCGGGGCGCGACCTGCTCGCCCGCGTCGCTCCCGTGGGAGTGGCCGCGGCCGTCATCGGTGACGACCGGGTGGCCCTGGAGGAGCGCGACGGGTTCACGCTGCTCCGCGTTCCGGCGCGCGCGACCCCGGCCCGCGTCAAGGTGCTCGTGGCGAAGACCGACGCCGCGGCGCTGACCGCGTTCGCGCAGACCTCGCCGGCCCCCCGCGCGCTGGAGCCGTTGACCCACGGCGGGCCGAAGCACTGGCCGGAGGTGCTCCACGCGCCGGTGACGATCGGTAAGAGCGACGGCCCGTTCGCGGTGGACACCTTCGCGCTCCCGGACCGGAACCCGTGGAACGCCCAGCTCCGGCTCACCGGCTTCGACTTCTACCCGGACGGCAAGCGGATGGCGGTCTGCTCGTGGGACGGTGACGTGTGGCTCGTGAGCGGGCTCGACAAGCCGGAAGCCGGGCTCGGGTGGCAGCGGATCGCGTCGGGGCTGTTCCAACCGCTCGGGCTCAAGTTCCGCGACGGCGCGATTTTTGTGTGCTGTCGGGACCAGATCGTGAAGCTGCACGACCTCAACGGCGACGGCGAAACCGATTTCTACGAGTGTTTCAACAACGACCATCAGGTGACGGAGCACTTCCACGAGTTCGCGATGGGCCTGCAGACCGACGCGGACGGCAACTTCTACTACGCCAAGAGCGGGCGGCACGCGCTGCCCGCGCTGGTCCCGCACCACGGCACGCTGCTGAAGGTGAGCGGGGACGGGCAGAAGACGGAGATCCTCGCGACCGGGTTCCGCGCCGCGAACGGCGTGTGCCTGAACCCGGACGGCACGTTCTTCGTGACCGATCAGGAGGGCTTCTGGACGCCCAAGAACCGCATCAACCTCGTGACCAAGGGCGGGTTCTACGGCAACATGTGGGGCTACACGGACCTCACCGACACGTCCGACGCCGCGATGAAGCAGCCGCTGTGTTGGATCACCAACGAGTTCGACCGCTCGCCCGCAGAACTGATCTGGGTGACGTCGGACAAGTGGGGGCCGCTCAAGGGGGCGCTGCTGAACACGTCCTACGGCCACGGGAAGCTGTACGTCGTGCCGCACGAAACGGTAGCCGGGCAGGCGCAAGGCGGCATGTGTGCGTTCCCGCTGCCGCCGTTCCCCACCGGCGTGATGCGCCCCCGGTTCCACCCGACCGACGGCCACCTGTACCTGTGTGGCATGTTCGCCTGGGCGGGGAACCAAGCCGCACCGGGCGGCTTCTACCGCGTGCGGTACACCGGCAAGCCGGCCGACCTGCCGGTCGGCCTGCGCGCGCAGGCCCGCGGCGTCGAGGTGACGTTCACCGACGCCCTCGACGCGACGAGCGCCGCCGACCCGAAGAACTACGAGGTCCGGGTGTGGGGGCTGAAACGGACCCAGAACTACGGCTCGAAGCACATCGACGAGAAGCCGCTCGCGGTGACGAAGGCGGCCGTGTCCGCGGACGGGAGGACCGTGCGCCTCGACGTCCCGGACCTGGCGCCGACGTGGGGCATGGCGATCCAGTACCGCGTGAAGGGCACCGACGGCCGCGCGATCACCGGCACGATCCACAACACCATTCACGCGCTGGGGAAGTAG